The following proteins are co-located in the Engraulis encrasicolus isolate BLACKSEA-1 chromosome 2, IST_EnEncr_1.0, whole genome shotgun sequence genome:
- the LOC134463434 gene encoding olfactomedin-4-like: protein MSSLVLAWRIVGVVIILFMQSVTATDCACELAGGGKPFPKDKLLSIETSAIKCNENIQLAKVSEEASLRLGLHKRLLQLQDEVSVLEQEDDGGLYGAVSLRIIEMELAEILQLINRLNTTHNMHRSLGANVHGTMQQVQAELKSLEEFDHMQIAQKLEENKRLQRSLAQCQEELQATPPPPTPPPSNCPHGPLIRVDGPRTYTITQYGTSYHYGSWGRDPKPARGKEGWYWLIPLTSSNVYANYVRQYNSLSALVAGVGPVDVSIASANPTTNTIQGPNVVMYGDALYYGCYNSPTVCRFNLTSRQVTTVALPANSGINNKFPFCHLGACYVYTDLDLMTDDSGVWVAYTSAENFGDVMLNQVESGDVPRLGRTLKTSLHKRTATNTFMACGVLYATRYVDKETEEVFYSFDSRTGVERHNLNIRFKKMQTNIHSLNYDPSDHKLYAYSDAYAVSYDAIFE, encoded by the exons ATGTCTTCACTGGTGTTGGCCTGGAGGATAGTTGGGGTTGTCATCATTCTATTTATGCAG agTGTGACTGCCACTGATTGTGCTTGTGAGCTGGCTGGCGGAGGAAAGCCTTTCCCTAAAGACAAACTCCTGAGCATTGAGACCTCTGCCATCAAGTGCAATGAGAACATCCAGTTGGCAAAG gtgtCTGAGGAGGCTTCCCTGCGTCTGGGTCTGCATAAGCGTCTGCTGCAGCTGCAGGATGAGGTGTCTGTGCTGGAGCAGGAGGATGATGGTGGCCTGTATGGAGCCGTGTCTCTCAGGATCATAGAGATGGAGCTGGCCGAGATACTGCAGCTCATCAACAGACTCAACACCACACATAACATGCACCGAAGCTTGGGGGCAAACGTCCATggcaca ATGCAGCAGGTGCAAGCTGAACTCAAAAGTCTGGAGGAGTTTGACCACATGCAGATTGCGCAAAAGCTGGAGGAGAACAAGCGACTGCAGAGGAGTCTGGCCCAGTGCCAGGAGGAACTTCAGGCCACACCCCCTCCACCAACTCCACCCCCAA gCAACTGTCCTCATGGTCCCCTCATTCGGGTGGACGGTCCCAGAACGTACACCATCACCCAGTATGGAACCTCATATCACTATGGCTCCTGGGGCCGAGACCCAAAGCCTGCCCGTGGTAAGGAGGGTTGGTACTGGCTGATACCACTCACCAGCAGTAACGTCTATGCCAACTACGTGCGTCAGTACAACAGCCTGAGTGCCCTGGTGGCTGGCGTGGGCCCTGTAGACGTGTCCATAGCTTCTGccaaccccaccaccaacaccatccagGGGCCCAATGTGGTGATGTACGGTGACGCCCTCTACTATGGCTGCTACAATAGCCCCACTGTCTGCCGCTTCAACCTCACTTCACGACAAGTTACCACAGTGGCCCTGCCAGCGAATTCTGGCATCAACAACAAGTTCCCTTTTTGCCACTTAGGGGCGTGCTACGTCTACACAGATCTGGACCTGATGACAGACGATTCTGGAGTTTGGGTGGCCTACACCTCAGCAGAGAACTTTGGCGACGTGATGCTCAATCAGGTTGAGTCTGGTGATGTTCCAAGGCTGGGACGCACCCTCAAGACCTCCCTGCACAAACGCACCGCCACCAACACTTTCATGGCATGTGGAGTTCTCTACGCCACTCGGTATGTGGACAAGGAGACAGAAGAGGTATTCTACTCCTTTGATTCGCGCACTGGTGTGGAACGCCACAATCTGAACATCCGTTTCAAGAAGATGCAGACCAACATACATTCCCTCAACTATGACCCTTCTGACCATAAGCTGTATGCGTACAGTGATGCCTATGCAGTCTCATATGATGCCATTTTTGAGTGA
- the LOC134463425 gene encoding olfactomedin-4-like encodes MQNVKASHCACELTNVEKPFPKDKLLSIETSAAECNKNIQLAKVSEEASLRLGLHKRLLQLQDEVSVLEQEDDGGLYGAVSLRIIELELAQLLQLINKLNETNIMQENLGRNITVNVLHLRKELKQLEKFDHMQIIQKLEENKGLQRSLAQCQEELQATPPPPTPPPGSCPHGRLVQVDGPKSSSITEHDGYHYHYGSWGQDPKPSHGKEGWYWLVALTKSDTHANYVRLYTSLNALMVGKGHTDVSIDYYNPNTHTIQGPNVVMYGDALYYGCYNTPSVCRFNMTSRKVTTAALPPKSGVNNKFPFCHLGYCYVYTDLDLMTDDSGVWLAYTSAENYGNVMLCQVESGHVPKLGRTLKTSLYKRSATNTFMACGVLYATRYVDKETEEVFYSFDTRTGVERYDLDIRFKKIKANVESLNYNPSDLKLYAYSDSHVVQYDAIFERGI; translated from the exons ATGCAG AATGTGAAGGCCTCTCACTGTGCCTGTGAGCTGACCAATGTGGAGAAGCCTTTCCCCAAGGACAAACTGCTGAGTATTGAGACCTCCGCTGCGGAATGCAATAAGAACATCCAGTTggcaaag gTGTCTGAGGAGGCTTCCCTGCGTCTGGGTCTGCATAAGCGTCTGCTGCAGCTGCAGGATGAGGTGTCTGTGCTGGAGCAGGAGGATGATGGTGGTCTGTATGGAGCCGTGTCTCTCAGGATAATAGAGCTGGAGCTGGCTCAACTTCTGCAACTCATCAACAAACTGAACGAGACAAATATCATGCAAGAAAATCTTGGTAGAAACATCACTGTCAAT GTACTGCACTTAAGAAAGGAGCTGAAACAGCTTGAGAAATTTGACCACATGCAGATTATTCAGAAGCTGGAGGAGAACAAGGGACTGCAGAGGAGTCTGGCCCAGTGCCAGGAGGAACTCCAGGCCACACCCCCTCCTCCAACTCCGCCCCCAG GCTCTTGTCCTCATGGTCGCCTTGTGCAAGTGGATGGCCCCAAATCGTCTTCGATCACTGAGCACGATGGCTATCATTACCACTATGGGTCCTGGGGCCAAGACCCAAAACCCAGTCATGGGAAGGAGGGCTGGTATTGGCTGGTAGCACTGACAAAAAGTGACACCCATGCCAACTATGTCCGGCTGTACACCAGTCTCAATGCTCTAATGGTAGGCAAAGGACACACAGATGTCTCCATAGATTATTACAACCCCAACACCCACACCATCCAGGGGCCCAATGTGGTGATGTACGGTGATGCCCTCTACTACGGCTGCTACAACACCCCCTCTGTCTGCCGCTTCAACATGACCTCACGTAAAGTCACCACTGCAGCTCTTCCACCAAAATCCGGTGTCAACAACAAGTTCCCTTTCTGTCACTTGGGGTATTGCTACGTCTACACAGATCTGGACCTGATGACAGACGATTCTGGTGTTTGGCTGGCCTACACCTCCGCAGAGAACTATGGCAACGTGATGCTCTGTCAGGTTGAGTCTGGTCATGTTCCCAAGTTAGGACGCACCTTGAAAACGTCCCTGTATAAACGCTCAGCCACCAACACCTTCATGGCATGTGGCGTTCTCTACGCCACTCGGTATGTGGACAAGGAGACAGAAGAGGTATTCTACTCCTTTGATACACGCACTGGTGTGGAACGCTATGATCTGGACATTCGTTTCAAGAAGATTAAGGCCAACGTAGAGTCGCTCAACTATAACCCTTCTGACCTAAAGTTGTATGCTTACAGTGATTCTCATGTAGTGCAATATGATGCCATTTTTGAGAGAGGGATTTGA